In Tachysurus fulvidraco isolate hzauxx_2018 chromosome 5, HZAU_PFXX_2.0, whole genome shotgun sequence, the genomic stretch TGAAACCCACACAAGCGTTCCTATTTTTAAAAGTGTTCTGAGCAAAACTCCTTAGAAAGTTAGAAATGATAACCATCAAAATAACCAGTGAAAACCCATTTTTATCAATAGCGGATTTACAACCATCCAGTCTGAATTTATTACTAGTCAACTGCATTGAGCACATTATTGAATCAGTGGATGACTTATGTAAACCGTAGATGTTAGTTCAGAATCATATCTATTCAAACCAGGTCTCGTGTGACACTACTCAAAAACCCTCTCAGCCTCTTTTGcttaaaatataatgtaaaatttaAAGTCTAATATCATAATATCATAATGATCCCCCACCTTGGCCTCTCTGACCACATCGCTGTTATGCTAATACCAGCATACAGACcatttagatttacattattttttatttatggcatttaacagacatccttatccagagcgacgtacaacagtgcttttaagtctctatcaatgaatacataaacactggttcactaggttacatacttgaGATActatcaacctaaaactctgtttttattttgttgttttgtcatTAAAAAGTCACCAAATCAGTTCAGAGGCAGGTAGAACTGTGGACAGAAGGCACCTTCAACTTTTCAACCAGCACATTAACATCCAGTAATACACAGTTAGTTACTGCTTACATCACTAAATACATTGATAATGTAACAGAACTTAGGACCATCACTAGAAGGGCTAATAAGaaactgttgtaaaaaatcttagtagaaataattaaagtattattccttacaacaCTATAACCAATGTAAAGTATttggccttgcaaaatattacaattgctgtcataagacatatgtaggcgatgttgtaggccaaagatgtttattgtaatcataaacttagtaaaagtaaccagattcggggctgtcaggcctagtcagtctgagcacatttgtaataacaaatacaaacttgttatggagaatggaaaagaccatggttcccagtccttagctcatagcgataacttatgtagaatggaaaagaccatggttcccagtccttagctcatagcgataacttgttatgtagaatgaaaaagagcatggttcccagaccttagctcataaattgttatggagaatgaagaagaccatggttctcagaccttagctcatagcgataacttgttatgtagactgaaaaagacattggttcacagacctaggccctgagaactaaggggaggaaaatccataaatgggcatatgggtgaaaggtgatGGGggataaggggaaattaggtcagtgtatttagaaaacataggaggtgatggcggtaaataaggtgatatggcacctgggattccaagaaatactgggaaccaaagaggaggctcctaggagcgccagggtatatattgagaagatatctggggcTCGGGGGCGAAGGTTTGTGTGCACATGGGTGCGTGTGGGCGCGTGTGCGGGCAcaagtgcgtgcgtgtgtccgtgggcgaaggtgtgtgtgtcaaattcttcttggcagatgaaggaggcagccccgcgcacgtgtgtggtgtgtgtgcatgtgtggtgtgtgtgatgtgtgtatgtgtgtggaggtgtgtgtgtttttatttttgcaagaacgtcatgagagttcttgtttttcttgattgatttttgcatgacatgctctttttgggggttttcatttattatgttTCAATTTGCCAATTTCTCTTAaaagattgttggctgattgaccacaataaagaagtttgctcattctcatccaggtctgaggagttttctcagtatttttgtagtaattatagagttaacagttaagtctaactaaaacagtttttAGTAACCAAAAGGCCTAAAATgggtcccatctggggtgccattaaatatgtcgtaactcagagccggtctccaagccgacacatcacagggtgtcctcttctcttaggcctgttaactctataattactacaaaaatactgaatgagcaaacttctttattgtggtcaatcagccaacactcttttaagagaaattgccaaattgtaagtaacaaatgaaaacccccaaaaagagcatgtcatgcaaaaatcaatcaagaaaaacaagaactctcacgacgttcttgcaaaaataaaaacacacacacctccacacacgtacacacatcacacacacaccacacacacgcgcggggctgcctccttcatctgcccagaagaatttgacacacatGCCTTCGCCCACGGACACGCGCACGCGCCCGCACACGCGCCCACATGCCCCCGCCCCCGAgccccagatatcttctcaatatataccttggcgctcctaggagcctcctctttggttcccagtatttcttggaatcccaggtgccatatcaccttatttaccaccatcacctcctatgttttctaaatacactgacctaatttccccttatccCCCatcacctttcacccatatgcccatttatggattttcctccccttagttctcagggcctcaagttatcgctatgagctaaggtctgagaaccatggtcttcttcattctccataacaagtttgtatttgttattacaaatgtgctcagactgactaggcctgacagccccgaatctggttacttttactaagtttatgattacaataaacatctttggcctacaacatcgcctacatatgtcttatgacagcaattgtaatattttgcaaggccaaATACTTTAcattggttatagtattgtaaggaataatactttaattatttctactaagattttttacaacaaaacCAAGGCTGACAGGAAAGTTCTAAGGAATACAGAGGGCCTGAAATGCTGCCTTCAGAGCCAGTCACAATGCTGGCCTAAGAACAGCCAAAGGTGATGTTTCTGGAGCCAAAAATCAGTTCACTTATAAGATAGCCCATTACTTTAAGGACAGTGGAGACTATCATCCTACCTGGACCCCTTCCAGTTTGCATACAGACAAAACGATCCACTGATGATGCAGTCTCCACTGCTCTacatacagctctcacacatCTGGACAGAAAAATCTAATTTGTGAGAATGCTGTTGATAGACTTTAGCTCCGCACTCAAACGATCATCCCACAGCAGTTAATACAAAAAGTGGACTATCTGGGCCTGAGCACCTAGCTGTGTAACTGGCTGCTGGACTACAGAGAAGAAGTAAACCAACTTGTCATGTGGTGCAGACAAAGGAGATTATTGTTGATTTTGCAAGACATCAGCACTGGTCAAGAAAGCCCAGAAAAGCCTCTACTTCCTCCACATATTGAGGAGAGCCACAGTTCCAGTACCCATCATGGAAACTTTCTACAGAGGCACTATTGAGAGCATACTGTCTAGCTGAATCATGGCGTGGTTGGAAACTGTTCCACCTCTGACAGGAAAACCCTGCAGCACATAGTGAATGCAGCTGGAAAGATCATAAGTGCCCCTCTCCTTTCTTATCTGGGCATCTACAACACCCACCTTTCCTGCAAAGCATGCAGCATTGTAGGTGACTCCACCCCACCCCTACTCAATTTCTTCATCTTCTGCCACCTGGGAGAGGATTCCAGAGCCTCCAGGCCCGCACCACCAGACTGAAGAACAGTTTCATCACTCAGGCAGTCAGAATGGTGAACACTCTCTTCCCTCTCTGACAATTCAACTACCCCATAGAGTCTATATTGTAAGCCCCCCAAGTGCCTTGTTGATAATATTTGtaaatacatatactgtatactatgtACATATTTGTGTTTCTACCATGTTTACATTCaaaatatacctatatatatatatatatatatactctgtaatatatatatattacagagagagagagagagagagagagagagagagagagagagagagagagagagagagagatgtgtattTTTTCAGTTGTATTTTTCTAGTCGCTGCACCGTTGGACTGAGTCAAAGGCAATTTGATTTCTGTGTATTTCCTGAATATGGAACACGTTTGACAATAAAGCTGACACTGACTCTCTGATTCTGAAACTACTCTCTGATTCACAACACTGATGAAAGCATATTTGCTTGTGAATATTGCGGTGTATTCTAACTGCTCTACTGATTAACAAATCTGTCGTGATTAATAtcagagattattattatttgatggTGATTAATATGGCCGATatacaagaaaaaataagagGCAGGCTGTGTTGATGATCTACACCTCCACCGTTTCCTGCTGTCCATCAGGCCACCAAAAAAAAGATAGTCCACATCTTTAACGCAATGAGAGATCATTATCTCTGCTAGCAGATGACAGACCACTGTCGATTTGGATTAAATAACCGCTTGTGATCTACGCGCTTTAGCTACACATCTTGTTGTCTCCTGTGTTtcaagaaaacagaaatatgatcctattttaatcaaaatataaaaactagACAACTAAGTGACGCATATAAGCTATATATAGGCCGCTATTCTTGTTTTACCGGATGAACAAAATGCAAACACCGGGCTAATGAGGCATCATGTCATGTCGGCGTGGGTTTGTAGCTTTATCACAGGCTACAGAGAAAAGCCTGCGATCATAGTTTACATCAATAGCACGAAAATGTCTTCATGCTTCACTTGACGTAACATCGATTGGCCCAAACGAAGAGAAACAAACTCAACGGCAGCAGTAAAGGACGGAATAAAGCAGTgcgttaaacaaataaaaaggaagCCGCAATGGCGAAGAGCGGCTcggtttgttcattcattcaccgaCATTGAGGCGCTATCCGGAGCTCTAGGTGCTGAAACGCCCCTCGCGCGCCTCGTCTTTCTGTACATCGTTAATAAAGCTCAGAAACAGCTCTTACTGATACAGAACCTCTGCGGTCAACAAaccaaaatatgtttattagGAAGGAATCTAAATATCCTCACATCTTTCTTACCTGTTTTAGGGATGACAGCAGCCGATTTCGCATACGGAGAGGTAGGAGGAAATCTCGCTCTAGGCCTGCTGAGAATTCGGGTTTTCTCGCGATAAACCGTTCAGAGGAGATCTTCCACAATCCACATGTCTTATTATTCCAGTCATGCATTCAGAAGACGCCTTGTTTtagcatttaaataattttttactttGAAGTATCTTTTTTGAAAGCTTGAAGGACTGCAATTAAGAAAGCCCAAATTACTGCCTTGATTCACATCCACAAGACTTTgtaccatcaccatcaccaccttgTATTGATAGGATACGATTGTGCTGATCATGCTTATAAATTAATGAGTGTAAATATGGTAATGCCATATTcaataatatgtttataaaatatcaataattaaaaaaaattatgaattatatataCTAATGAAAAGATGTGTGTTAAAGCAACAGCTTAGAACAAGCATATATTTgtaacatatacattacagcatagtgatttttttttaacacatcccAGTTTGTTATGAAGTTCGGATCAGAACACAGTGTCAGCCCTGGTAAAGCACCCCTGCAGCAGAgagggttatgggccttgctcaTAGCCTAACAATgctagggcttgaaccccaCATCTTTTGATcagtacttttattttatctttaaatataattttggaCGTCTAAAATAGAATCTTTAAAATCTACATTAAATGTATCCaggctattttatttatttatttttatcattattattagtagtagtatttttaaattttttatttattattattattattattattattattattattattattattattatttatttatttatttatttttttttacaaaagctCAACTTCCtgttacatttttgtttcaaaTAATGTTTGCTAGTGTGGATTTAGGAAATATACACACTCTTGAAACTCTGCTTGACCAATCAAATTAGTGGGGGAAAAACTGTTGTATAGATACGTTATACTTATAATGCGTTTTTAAATCAACTGGACAACACATTGTTTGGCCCAGAAGAATTCTATATGGTTTAATCTtcgatctgttttttttttaagtgtggtGGGTTCAATTGTTTTTTACTTATTGTGTGACTTCAAATGTAGTCAAATTCCATCAAACAATCGTGTGGAATAACAAGAGTATATTTGAAAAAGAACTGTTTGACAagagaattatttttatttcagacttaCTAAATAGTACTGATGAGATTTATACCAGCCTCCGATTTCTTGCTTTCTCCCTGATTGGGTTTTTGTTTAAAGATTGCAATTTGGTTGTGAAGCACATTGGCACTAAATTGCTTTACCTTGTGAAAACACGTCTCAGTAACAACTTAATTAGTTAGGCAGATCATCACTAGCAATAAGAAGTGTATAAAACACCCCTTTTTCTGTGCAGAAATAGTGATGGTATattgtatatgttatatttagagaaaatattatatttacaacTATAAAAAAACACCTTGTACTAACGAATGAAAACCGTATCACTAACGGAAATGCGTCATAACGCAAAATACAAATAGGCTATTTGGGTCACATTGACCCTCTACCCCTGACTGAACGAGTTAAACCCAGCAAGTGGATTGTGGACATATTCCAGTATTTCAGAGTGTActgaaatattaacaaataGCGCCTCGAGTATGCCAGAAGAACAGACCACGACCAAACATGCCAGTAAGCAATGCAGCAATCTATACTGCCACCTAGGGTGAGCAGGCGGAACTGCACTGTCAGTCAACCCGGCTTGCAGAGACTTCTGGGATGCTGGAGGAATTCTGGAGGCGGTGCTCCTGATAGCCAGGTGTTAGGACAGAGATCACGGCTGTGCTGTGCTTTTATCATTTCGTTATAATAACACATCAGCCTTAACTGGCATCGAGCCGCAAGCTAtttaagttgtgtgtgtgtgtgtgagtgtgtgtgagagagatttattGTCCAAATCTGTCGCCTTTTATGCACGACGCGTCCTGCAGAGAGCGACCTTTTTTCCCCACGGAAGTTAAACAGACTTTTATCGTTTTATTagaagattttcttttcttttaaagagCTACAATGTTATTGAGGAGTGGTGTTTTTGTCCTCTTGTTCGTGGGCTTGGTTTTTATTGGAGCTGAAgagagtgagacggagaaacaTGTTGAAGAGTTAGAGGTGGAAACACTGGTAAGTTCTGTTTAAGTTTCACCCCATTAATGACTAGTGTTTGTAGCTTCTTCGAGAAGACACGTAGCATCCTGTTCAAATGCACAGCAATGACTTTGATTTAAGCGCGCTATGCAGCCTATAATGTACCAAAATCATCCATTAAGcaattaactgttttttttaccagctTATGTTGATTTGCAGTAGCACGTGCAATGACACGATTTCCCAGTTACACGtatgcacataaacacattgTATACATTTCTGTTTTAAGGCGAAGCCGGAGACATGCACATTCATTTCAACGATGGGGGACACTCTTCATATCCATTATACGGTAAGATCACATGCTTTATCCGATAGAAAATATAGTTTAAGGTCATTTTGgtgttaaaagagaaaaaacaggcACCGCCCAGTGGACTTTGGTGTTATGTAAAAGCACTGCACgttgtgatttaaaaaacattggACCATCGTGCGCCATCGTACAATCCAGATGTTGAAATCATTCCGCCTAAAAGCAACTGTTGTTATTTACGCATTATTCTGAGAGCCTGAGCTAAAGGATCAAAGAGGCGGTTGTGATTTTTGCGTAATGTGTGGATTATGAATGAGAGTATGAGTAGTAGTCGAGCGTTGGCCACGCGGAACTGTACAACGGTGACGTGTGCTTTCGGGAGCACAGGGACAAGTCTATTGAACAGACGGAAATGGTGATGTGTCAGCATGAAAACGTGACCTGGCCTagaaatgcaattttttttcttgtacaaCTCTTTGACGAATAGTAGATCTGCGTGTGCATTAGACTGTGTTTCAGGAGGAGGAGCAACACGTCAGCACTCCAGTTCAGACTGGCCGCAGTCCAAACACACCACATGTGTGCAAAATTTCAAGTCAACATTACTTAAACCCAGTACACTGGATTACATTGTTTAATCCTGATGTGATTTATTCtgtatagaaatgtaaatataaactgtATTGTGTATAGGGCCGGCTTTTGGATGGAAAGGTGATAGACTCCTCTCTGTCCCGAGATCCACTGGTGGTTGAACTTGGGAAACGAACTGTCATCGCAGGTGGGTACGGTGACCAATCCTGTTGGAAGGAAAGGAGTTTTAGAAAAGTAACCCTGAGCCATCACACGCTATGTTTTTAAGAGTGTGATGGTTAAATGCACACCTTTCTTGTACAGTTTGcacaggtttaaaataaaaaaaacaaataaaatacaatgttataTAGAAAAGCAGTGTTAAATGAGGCATGGTTATGCAGCTATGGTTCgtgtctcacagctccagggtctatGCTTCAGCTCTGAGCTTGGGTTATGATCTGTGcagagtttctgtgcatgttctgtctgtgtcttcATGAGTTTCCTCTGCCCTAGAAACCTTATCTGGCTTCCTcccacaaagaaaaaagtgcaaTGAGTATACATCACTGCTAAATATTTAGTCGTAAACAAATCCAGACATCTTGGAGATAAtctatacaaacaaacaaaagaacactACATGTTGGCAAATTGACGGCAGCATTCCAGATGCAGACCTCAAAATCTACTcttaatattagatttaaaagtttttatataacattattagATCATccacaaatgatttttttcatgatttttatgCATTTGCAGTTTAATTTCAGGGATGCTGCAGCACCCCCACTTCCCATATCATTGCACAAAAATATGCTCATTGTTGGGTTGGCTGCACTGAAATGACCCCtagttatgtatgtgtgtgaatgtgtgtataatggCCTATAATGGACCGGTACCCTCTTCAAGGTGTATTCCTATTTCATGATCAGTTTTCCAGAACATTGTTTCAACATTCTCACCCTGTCCAGAATAAAACAGctactgaatgaatgaatggatgaatgaatgaatgaatgaatgaatgaatgaatgaatgaatatgtacaAGGGTATTAAGGGTTCGAATACAAATTTTTTAAGTATTCCAGTATTCAATATTTAGGAACTATTTCTTAGTATTTGTTTTGGGCAACATTAACACGTCTTGTTTATCCCACAGGTCTAGAACAAGCTCTGCTTGGTGTCTGTGAAGGGTAGGTGTCTTTAATGCAGTATGTTGTTGGTAGACTTTGTTTATACACACAAGGTCATGGGATTATTTCAAAGTATTATGACTAAAATTATCTTTCCAGCATATGATCAGACAGGCTGAACTTCAAAAGCTTATATCATTCAAACATCTCTCATATTGAATATGAAAGTGTATTAAAATGTACTTATAAGCCTATGCTAAATCTGGCACAAGGTGATTTAATTATGTATGTCTTAGCTCACTCTTGAAACATTCAATATGTCCTTAATTTCTCTTAAGACAAAAAATCAAGGCTACCATTCCTGCACATCTAGCATATGGGAAAAGAGGATACCCCCCAACTATCCCAGGTAACAAAGCAACTCTTAGAACTGAAATCTCATATAAACTGATGGTATTATATAACAAGCTtattgtttgtaaaaaaaaaaatctattgttttttcttctgttattaATTTTTTGTCTAGTTTACAGTTAAGTAATGAATGTGTAACACATGAACAAATATCCAGTTATCCTGATAACAGATTTTCTGGATGCAGGTGTGATGTATTCAAAGGCAGAAGTTCATTATATGTaggttttaatgaagaaaaggCACAGCAAACAATTCCAAAACGGCAGGtaaaacacaatccaaaataGATAATAGATCCAGAAAACCAGGACTGGTAGCCAGCGTAGCAAAGGTACATTAtctatatacataaacacaaaaaatccaATAAACAAAGCAAAGGCTGATACAGAaaggagtgatgaaacaaacgGCTCAGTAAAGTAGCTAGCACTAACCAGTACTTTGTGTGGTGTTTACAAAACTGTCAGTTTAAATACCCACAGTGGCAGGAGAAGATCTCTAGGGAATTGATCAAAACTttgatatttgtttttgaaaatgtaGTAAAGTAAAAGTTGAAATACTGcagaatataaatgttttaaacacattttgggagtatatttgttaatatttcatacttatatattttaaaacaagttTCAAATATACTTCTAAAGTGTGTATAAAGCATTTCTACTTTACCCTGTACAtgcttgttgttgtttaaacatTTGCCATGCAGTATAATTTCTGCATCTTTTCATGTTGAGTCAGGAATAGAGTGAGGTTATGAGGAACTCAAGAAATTACCTTTAGAAATAAACTGCATGATGGGACAAAAGTACCACATGGTTATGATCTGAATGAGATGGTTTAAGGAGAAATCCATCAGTGTCAGTTGTTAAATCTGGTAACCCGCTGACAAGACCAGTGATAACACCTGGAAGAAATTCTGTTTATCAGGGTTACACCCCCAAAGAAAGGCTTGATCACACGCCACAGGATAAGTAAATAGCAGCAGAAGAAGGTGACAATAATAAGTGAGAAGTCTAATGTAAGACTGTACCAATTGTGAACTAGTCTCAACAGAACAGAGAGACACTGTTGACctttaaaaatgctttcatAGTTTATTTTGTGATACACAGGATGAAGGGAGCAAAGGAAGAAATTGGGTGAATAGAATGTTCTGGCCTAAGTTGCTGGGTTGAATGAATTGAGGGAATGCATTATTCAGAGCCAGAAACTGACAATATGTGCTACTGGCAAGTTTGTTTCTATCAGCAAAGAGAAATAGGGTGAATGTGCACCATTAAGGATAGCTAGCATTCCAGCAAACAGGATAAATGTAAATTGGTGATACAATGAGCAATTAATTGCATTTTATGTAAATTTCAGATGTGAACCATGAAGGGAGAGGAGAAAAGGATAAACTGCACTAATACAACAATATTCTAGATAATTAGAATTTACCTGCATTACTTTAACTGTGGTTTCCTTGATTAAGAACCGGTTTCAGgttaaacaaagaaataaagtcaGTATTCATCATCTAGATGTTTTCACTTCCCTCTCTGCAGGTGATGCAGCATTGGAGTTTGAGGTGGAGGTGATTTCCTTGGTGCAGCAGACGCCCTGGCAGAAGCTGGTGAATGATGTCTTTCCTCTTGTGTGCCTGGCACTTGTTCCCACTTTACTGGGACTGGTGGGTCTCTACCTCTACAAGAAGGCCAACACACAACCTCAAGGCAAGAAGAAGAGCAAGGACAAGAAGAGCAAGAAGAAATAAGAAGGACACGAAAGGAACaataaactatttaaataaaaaaaagtgaaaaatctgAAAAACGTTGTGATTGGCATCTTTCTATCTGCATTGGTGTTTGTTGCTTTTCTTGTATATTTTGCATTACAGTTTTATGAAAAAAGAATCGAACATAAGGGTGGGGAAAATttaatttacttatttcttgctgagtatgttttttttataaagtgaaGTATGAAGTATAATCATGTGTATGTCAGATATTATAGGAGaggtatgtatatatatatatatatatatatatatatatatatatatatatatatatatatatatatatatataataacaaaatatttttaaagaatgtgttacatatacatgtgtgttATTTGCTTGAATAGTGTCATGTAATCATTTACATGTTTTGCATCTGATGCATGTCTGATGGTGTCTTTGGAACATCGTTCTCGTTTAGGCATGTGTACAACTTCTCTACATTGTGTATTGCACCACATGAGCTGCCTCTATGACGGGCCTGCGTGTGATTGTTTGGGTTTCTGAAGCTGGAGAAGCTTGGAGTGATGGGCTGGACAACATGAGCAGTGAGTTTTGCTGCTGAAGGACCTCATCACTAACAGAGACTCCATCCAGGTACTGCTTGAGGAGAATCCTCAGCTGCTGGTTCTCCCATCCTAGGACCTTCTTCTCACGTTCTAAACACAAACGCTCCAGCAGAACCTTGTTATATCTTTGCCAGAACTTTTCCAGATCTGTATAGTCCATCATTGTCTGACAGTGGAGGAGAAGTGAAAGGATGAATGTCAAAGAGCTGGAATAATGAGTCTATTTAAGAAATGTTAGCTATTAATGTTCCAAATGATACACTGTTTAAATTGATATGTTTGCTGTGTTTTGGACATCAGAAAGTGTGTGATGATAATTGTAATAATCAATACGATTTGTTCAAATGTGTATTTTACCTTTGCTAACTCAGACACAGACATCACTTCCATAGCATGTGCTTTCTCTTGACTCAGTTCCTCAGCATTTAAAGATGAGATATAAAAGGGAAGCACCTTCTCCTGCTCCGTTTCAAGCTTGCGACACACAGCAGCCAGACGTAACAATGTGTCGCCCTGAAGATAAGAAACAAAGGGGAAATCAATTtgttatcattttaaaatgactcTTGATTAAACTCTTGATTAATCTGACTGCTTTGCTTCATGAAGCTGACcagcagtgtgtgaatgtgtaataAACGTACATACCTCTCCTATAATATCCTGTAGttttttaattgtgttattGCTGTACATAGTGTGATTAGCGAGCAGTGTTTTTTCAGCTGCCTGAGCAGAGGAAAGCTCAGCTCTAAGCTGTTGGACTTTCTGAGTAACTTCCTCACATTCTGCCCGAAGGCCATGTACAAACGTTTCATTCTCCCGCTGATCGGAGCTCAGATGAGAACGCAGAGCATTGATGGTGCCCTGCAAGCACACAGAAGATATAAGCAGTAAATTATGCCacttaatttttataaaaactcATTTAAATACACTGCATAAAGATGTATTTATTGCATTACACAAAGTAACtgcattaatttttttacagGGTAAATTTTTCCTTCTCTGACCTGCAATTTCTGCATGTGCCTCATCTGCAGATCTGCTTCCTGAGCATTGCGCTGGTCTGTGGCACGGAGCGAATCAAATGCAATCTGTCTATCCTCAGTGGCTTCAGTGTACTTCTGATGTTCATGCTGAAACTGCTGCCACAAATCTTCCACCGTGCCTTCCATCTGGATACGCAGCGCATGCTTGTCCTCAATGTCCTGCAAACACAGACCAACCTGGATAAAGATCATTTATTCTACAGGTGTTTTAATGAaatttcttaaatgtattagACTCTGGACAGTACCCGGTTTTTGATGTCATCATGTGCACTCTGATAGTCCTGTCTGGCTTCATGGTCTATTCCAGCATAGCGTTGTTCTAAGGCAAAAGAGGCTGCTTCCAAATACTCAGTTTCCTGCTGATGCCGCTTCAAAATTTCTTCcctgaaaaaaattattcattcaaagcactgtacagtatggatgtttgaaaaatgttttcTCTCCCATTCCTGTTGCACTTTATTGATGCCCTGTATCTTGCACACTGGGTCCTGGAGAaaagtttattttcatttaatctgttaatgttactgttaaaTTCTGGGTTGACAATAAATATCTACTTGACTTAAAAAATGTCAACGTCCACCTTgtacttttataaataaaaaaattatttgcacATTGGTGTTACGGTTAGTGTTATGTTATAGTTACACTATAGGTGTATGATATAATGATTTTATAGTAATAGTTATAATTACAGTCACTTGAGTATTTTACTTTGGATGTCCAAATAATATTCAGT encodes the following:
- the fkbp11 gene encoding peptidyl-prolyl cis-trans isomerase FKBP11, with protein sequence MLLRSGVFVLLFVGLVFIGAEESETEKHVEELEVETLAKPETCTFISTMGDTLHIHYTGRLLDGKVIDSSLSRDPLVVELGKRTVIAGLEQALLGVCEGQKIKATIPAHLAYGKRGYPPTIPGDAALEFEVEVISLVQQTPWQKLVNDVFPLVCLALVPTLLGLVGLYLYKKANTQPQGKKKSKDKKSKKK
- the ccdc65 gene encoding dynein regulatory complex subunit 2 — protein: MPKKGGKKGGGKQMTEEDRLLSLQQKAQAEEQNSKIKEDVLTQFLKDKLQKEERNSKTNLHKLNQQWRSSLRQTRAAELREDFAILSQTFERVVDCKDNVIKLLVSDLSEAEQQSALAHRAHLQCLDHLLEIQKSRLAALESHWNTNVKELSTDYSTEREEILKRHQQETEYLEAASFALEQRYAGIDHEARQDYQSAHDDIKNRDIEDKHALRIQMEGTVEDLWQQFQHEHQKYTEATEDRQIAFDSLRATDQRNAQEADLQMRHMQKLQGTINALRSHLSSDQRENETFVHGLRAECEEVTQKVQQLRAELSSAQAAEKTLLANHTMYSNNTIKKLQDIIGEGDTLLRLAAVCRKLETEQEKVLPFYISSLNAEELSQEKAHAMEVMSVSELAKTMMDYTDLEKFWQRYNKVLLERLCLEREKKVLGWENQQLRILLKQYLDGVSVSDEVLQQQNSLLMLSSPSLQASPASETQTITRRPVIEAAHVVQYTM